A window of Juglans regia cultivar Chandler chromosome 7, Walnut 2.0, whole genome shotgun sequence contains these coding sequences:
- the LOC108994975 gene encoding uncharacterized protein LOC108994975: MDPGNPAEDEGSIHLQIAELQKLGETSSSSGTTIFEPQSSIEKRDSSNVDSVPPTLPAVRAPEKKLTLFALRLAVLEKAATGLGTLGFIWATVVLLGGFAITLDKTDFWFITIILVIEGTRIFSRSHELEWQNQATWSITDAGINSFRVLRSSSHLLIGNVKAIFQPMHLVRKQSKHARESTGIDDAASPGLGTDHRQRMPTRTWKSSDVPLLPFSQWVFLARNVSKLLYWLQLLSATACVVLSLIKLVKHNYGEVQKGDTDKKNRQSALNIFYSLALAEALLFLMERAYWEWKVSYCRLLDEVIKECELGPTGMVSIRRFFYDAYSRCVNGSIFDGLKMDMVTFAMDLLASNSPDEQLIGVRVLQQFALNERFSNDTLQKIGINISLIERIVEMLNWSDPQDEEIRRSAAEILSKLAGKKQNSLRIAGIPGAMESISSLLQTNRSCSGAADEISEKNIILDHANYGFWTFNHLGLCILKKLACDHDNCGKIGNTRGLLPKIIDFTHAEERLLKDKNVVATQIRTVKRSLQVVKMLVNTTGATGKHLRREISEIVFTISYIRDILKYGERYPKLQKLGIDILTSLALEEDATERIGGTGGVLKELLNIFFKQGMPENRNHVKIAAGEALAMLSLESKSNCYRILKMQALVRLVGGLEVPLLRINAARVLRNLCSYSGVDCFNHLKGVTAAAPTVLRAIMLEENKLQEVMLGLAAHAFKFMTSQESSIMFEREGTEAKLADKLVHILKQHQYPPIKIPRIRRFTIELAIWMMRDKVTNVRIFKNLGMEKVLEAVLETTAELESFNIFSGTVGINRHSTTIHSLVETALKLLEEV, from the exons ATGGATCCTGGGAATCCTGCAGAAGATGAAGGAAGCATTCATCTACAGATAGCTGAACTTCAAAAGCTCGGTGAAACGTCCTCGAGTTCGGGTACCACAATTTTTGAACCACAGAGTAGTATCGAGAAGAGAGACAGCAGCAATGTTGATTCTGTTCCTCCAACATTACCAGCAGTTCGTGCACCTGAAAAGAAGCTTACTCTCTTTGCCCTACGGCTTGCAGTTCTTGAGAAAGCAGCTACAGGCCTTGGAACTCTTGGGTTCATCTGGGCAACGGTTGTTCTTCTGGGTGGCTTTGCCATCACTTTGGATAAAACCGACTTTTGGTTTATTACCATCATCCTGGTGATTGAGGGCACTCGTATATTCAGCAGGAGCCATGAGCTTGAATGGCAAAACCAAGCCACATGGTCAATCACAGACGCCGGAATCAACAGTTTCCGGGTACTGAGATCCAGCTCACACCTCCTGATCGGAAATGTAAAAGCAATTTTCCAGCCCATGCATTTAGTGCGGAAGCAAAGTAAACACGCGAGAGAATCAACAGGAATAGATGATGCAGCAAGTCCTGGACTCGGTACTGATCATCGCCAAAGAATGCCAACTAGAACATGGAAAAGTTCAGATGTTCCTCTTCTACCGTTTTCTCAATGGGTTTTCCTCGCCAGAAATGTCAGTAAGCTTCTCTATTGGCTCCAACTCCTATCTGCAACAGCGTGTGTGGTCCTCTCATTGATAAAACTCGTCAAGCATAACTATGGAGAGGTACAAAAAGGAGACACTGACAAGAAGAACCGGCAATCAGCTCTCAATATTTTCTATTCCTTGGCATTAGCAGAAGCACTGTTGTTTCTAATGGAGAGAGCTTACTGGGAATGGAAGGTCAGCTACTGTAGACTGTTGGATGAAGTAATTAAAGAATGCGAGTTGGGACCTACAGGTATGGTTTCAATTAGAAGGTTCTTCTATGATGCCTATTCAAGATGTGTAAACGGAAGCATTTTTGATGGATTGAAAATGGACATGGTTACTTTTGCTATGGATCTCTTGGCTTCGAACTCCCCTGATGAGCAGCTCATTGGAGTTAGAGTACTTCAACAATTTGCATTAAACGAGCGGTTTTCTAATGACACCCTCCAAAAAATAGGGATAAATATATCTTTGATAGAGAGAATAGTAGAGATGTTGAATTGGTCAGATCCACAAGATGAAGAGATCAGGCGATCGGCAGCAGAAATATTGTCAAAACTAGCAGGCAAAAAGCAAAACTCACTTCGGATTGCTGGCATACCTGGTGCTATGGAATCAATATCATCTTTGCTCCAAACCAATAGAAGCTGCAGTGGTGCAGCCGATGAAATcagtgaaaaaaatatcatcctAGACCATGCAAATTACGGATTCTGGACATTTAATCATTTGGGACTTTGTATTCTGAAGAAACTTGCATGTGACCATGATAACTGTGGGAAAATTGGAAATACAAGAGGCCTCCTACCTAAAATCATAGATTTTACACATGCTGAAGAGAGATTGTTGAAGGATAAAAATGTTGTGGCAACTCAGATTCGGACAGTGAAACGGTCCTTGCAAGTGGTGAAGATGCTGGTAAACACAACTGGTGCCACAGGAAAACATCTTCGAAGAGAAATTTCGGAGATAGTTTTCACCATCAGCTACATTAGAGATATTCTAAAGTATGGAGAGAGATACCCCAAACTGCAAAAACTTGGCATAGATATCTTAACCAGTCTTGCGCTGGAAGAGGATGCAACAGAGAGGATTGGGGGCACAGGTGGAGTTCTGAAGGAGTTGttaaacatttttttcaaacaggGAATGCCCGAGAATCGGAATCATGTAAAAATTGCCGCTGGAGAAGCACTAGCAATGCTGTCTTTAGAAAGCAAAAGTAACTGCTATCGTATTTTGAAGATGCAAGCTCTTGTAAGACTTGTTGGAGGACTGGAAGTCCCTTTACTTCGTATAAATGCAGCAAGGGTTCTAAGAAATTTGTGCTCGTACAGTGGTGTAGATTGCTTCAACCACTTAAAGGGGGTAACAGCCGCAGCACCTACA GTGCTTCGGGCAATCatgttagaagaaaataaattacagGAAGTCATGCTAGGACTAGCAGCACATGCTTTTAAATTCATGACTTCTCAGGAGTCGAGCATCATGTTTGAGAGAGAAGGAACTGAGGCTAAATTGGCTGATAAATTAGTCCACATTCTGAAGCAGCACCAATATCCACCAATTAAAATTCCAAGAATAAGGAGGTTTACCATAGAGTTGGCGATATGGATGATGAGAGATAAGGTAACAAATGTTCGTATTTTCAAGAATTTGGGGATGGAGAAGGTGCTGGAGGCTGTCTTGGAGACCACAGCAGAGCTTGAAAGCTTTAATATTTTCTCCGGTACCGTTGGAATTAATCGGCACAGCACAACAATTCACTCACTCGTTGAAACTGCTTTGAAGTTGTTGGAGGAGGTGTAA
- the LOC108995074 gene encoding guanylate kinase 2, chloroplastic/mitochondrial has product MFRRLLLCSSSPSLFPFKLSISLSPRPLFSPIISPTPRLSLSLSRMSRPPSVPIPSLDKADRSEVIRAFEATLGSSFSSEPIAPTPRPLIVVISGPSGVGKDAVISRLREVRNNLHFVVTATSRAKRPGEVHGKDYYFVSKDEFLTMVERNELLEHALVYGDYKGIPKQQVREYMARGYDIVLRVDIQGAQTLRRILRDSAVFVFLVAESEAKMVERLVERRTESKEELLVRIATAREEVRHMRNFDYVVVNADGELERAVRLVEAIIDSEKAKVRQRSAVI; this is encoded by the coding sequence ATGTTCCGCAGACTCCTCCTCTgctcctcttctccttctctcttccCTTTCAAATTATCCATTTCCCTCTCTCCCAGACCGCTATTTTCCCCAATTATCTCCCCCACCCCTcgcctctccctctctctctcccgtatGTCGCGGCCACCCTCCGTCCCCATCCCTTCCCTCGACAAAGCCGACCGCTCCGAAGTCATCCGCGCCTTCGAGGCCACCTTGGGTTCCTCCTTCAGCTCCGAGCCCATTGCCCCTACCCCCCGACCCTTAATCGTCGTTATTAGCGGGCCCAGTGGGGTCGGCAAGGACGCCGTCATCAGTCGGCTCAGAGAGGTCCGCAATAACCTCCACTTCGTAGTCACCGCCACGAGCCGCGCCAAACGTCCCGGCGAGGTGCACGGGAAAGACTATTACTTCGTGTCCAAGGATGAGTTTTTGACGATGGTTGAGAGGAACGAGTTGTTAGAGCACGCGCTTGTCTATGGAGACTACAAGGGGATTCCAAAGCAGCAGGTCCGGGAGTACATGGCGAGAGGGTACGACATCGTTTTGAGGGTGGATATTCAGGGCGCCCAGACGCTGAGGAGGATTCTGAGGGACTCCGCGGTTTTCGTGTTCCTGGTGGCGGAGAGCGAGGCAAAGATGGTGGAGAGGCTGGTGGAGAGGAGGACGGAGAGCAAGGAAGAGCTGCTAGTGAGGATCGCGACGGCGAGGGAGGAGGTGAGGCACATGAGGAATTTCGATTACGTGGTGGTGAATGCCGACGGGGAGCTGGAGAGAGCGGTGAGGTTGGTGGAAGCTATAATTGACTCCGAGAAGGCCAAGGTGCGGCAGCGAAGCGCAGTAATATAG